The proteins below come from a single Aquarana catesbeiana isolate 2022-GZ linkage group LG12, ASM4218655v1, whole genome shotgun sequence genomic window:
- the LOC141113502 gene encoding trafficking protein particle complex subunit 5-like translates to MDSRFSRGKSSILERSLARPKTEVSLSAFALLFSEMVQYCQNRVYSVSELQAKLSELGQQVGCRILDPLVMREKNGKRETKVISALLFIKVVAWKALFGKEADKLEQANDDDKTYYIIEKDPLINSYISVPKENSTLNCASFTAGIVEALLTCSGFPAKVTAHWHKGTTLMIKFDESVIARDKTLDGR, encoded by the coding sequence ATGGATTCCCGATTCAGCCGCGGTAAATCTTCCATCCTGGAACGCTCTCTGGCTCGGCCGAAGACCGAAGTCAGCCTCAGCGCCTTCGCTCTGCTGTTTTCGGAGATGGTGCAGTACTGCCAGAACCGAGTCTATTCGGTTTCCGAGCTGCAAGCCAAGCTGTCCGAGCTGGGCCAGCAAGTGGGGTGCCGGATCTTGGACCCACTGGTGATGAGGGAGAAGAACGGCAAACGCGAGACCAAGGTGATCAGCGCTCTGCTCTTCATCAAGGTGGTGGCATGGAAGGCGTTGTTCGGGAAGGAAGCGGACAAGCTGGAGCAAGCCAACGACGATGACAAAACCTACTACATTATAGAGAAGGACCCTCTGATCAACTCTTATATCTCCGTCCCGAAGGAGAACAGCACTCTGAACTGCGCTTCCTTCACCGCTGGCATCGTGGAGGCTCTGCTGACCTGCAGCGGCTTTCCCGCTAAGGTGACCGCCCACTGGCACAAGGGGACCACTCTCATGATCAAATTCGATGAGTCCGTCATTGCTCGGGACAAAACGCTGGATGGACGTTGA